The stretch of DNA GACCCCTGATAGCGCCTGCTGAGCGATCCGTCCACCTGTGTGAACGGTTCAAAAATGTGGTGGATACGGGCGGGGGAAATGCCTATGCCCGTGTCGGCAACAGAGAAGAACAGCCGCCTGCACTCCGGCTGGCGGTCGGGCATGGCCCAGGTTTCCACCGTGATCTGCCCGGAATCTGTGAACTTGATGGCGTTGCCCACCAGATTGAACAACACCTGACGGATGCGCCCGTCATCGCCCGCGTACAGGTCTCCGGGCAGTCCGTCACTCCGGACTTGCAGAGTAAGGCCCTTGGCCCGCGCCTGCTGGGCGAACAGGCTGGCGGTGTGGTCCAGTATGTCGCTGACACGGAAGGTTGATTCCAGCAGCGAGAGCTTGCCTGCTTCCATCTTGGTGAAGTCCAGCACATCGTTGAGCACCCGCAGCAGGTTTTTGGAAGATTGCAGCGCAGTATGGATGTAGCTGAACTGTTCCTCGGAAAGCGGCGTTTCCAGCAACAGTTGCAGCATGCCCATAAGGCCGTTCAGGGGGGTGCGCACCTCGTGGCTGATATTCGCCACGAACTCCCCCTTGACCCGACTGGCGAGTTCCGCAGCTTCCTTGGCGGCTGAAAGGGCTGCTTCGTCCTTGAGCCGCCGGGTTATGTCGTGGACAATGGAGATGAGCCTGCGCCGCCCGTTCACTGTGAACGGGCCGGAATAGACTTCCACATCGCGCATTTCGCCGTTGGCAAGGCGGTGCCGGGTAATGATGTTGGTGATGCGTTGTTCCGAAAGCTTGGACAGCACTTCCCGCAGTTTTGCCTCCGGGAAGAGGTTCAGAAAGGCGATGCTCTTTCCGGCAAGCCGCTGGCGCGGATAGCCGTAATACGCTTCCGCAGCCTTGTTCAGGTCCAGAATATCCCCGCTTGCGCTGTCCAGCAGCAGCATGACGGAGTGGTTGTCCTCGAAAAAGGCGCGGTAGTGTTCCGCGCTTTCCTGCATAAGCTCCTCTGCGCGCTTGCGTTCTATGGCAATGGCTATCTGGTCTGAGCAGGCGGTGAGCAGGCAGACTTCGTCTTCGGTATAGACGCGTGATTCCGTGTATTCCTGCGTTGCCAGCACCCCTATGGCCTTGCCCTGCACACGCAGGGGAATGCCCAGCCACGCCAGCGGCACGGGGGCGGGGGTGCTCAGTGCGCCGGATTCGTTCAGCGCGCACAGTTCGGTGCCGGAGAACTGCACCGCGCCGTTGCGCCGCAGCGGTTCCAGACATAACAGGTTGTCTTTCCACCCGCAGGGGGGGCGTGCGGCCGCATTGCCCTGCCATGCACTATCCACGCAGTATCGGTAGTCGGGGCTGCCGTCATGGGGATTCATGAGCACCACATACAGATTCTCGGCCTGCACTTCGCGGCGCAGAATGCCATGGATGGAGGCAAGCAGGGCGTCCAGACTCTCGGTGGTGTGGGAAAGACTCAGGATTTCCAGAAGCACCGACTGCTGGTGGCGTGAGGCGGCCACTTCCCGGTCTTTGTGCAGAATGTCCGTAATGTCTTCCGAATACACGGCAAAGCGCCGGACGTGGTCGCCGTCCAGAATGGGGTAGACGTTGTGCGCAAAGGTTCTTCCGTTGCGGGTGTCCGTGAAGGCAAGAGGGGCCTTCTGCGTTATGCAGCGGTCCAGAATGGCCCGTCTGTGGCGTGCAACGGGGGCGGGCAGTACCTCGAGGATATTCCTGCCTATCAGGTCAGAGGGGGATCTGTCATAGTTGCGGGCGGCGGTTTTATTGGCGTGCAGTACGATGCCGTCTGCCCGTATGAGCAGTATGGACTGCCCGGTGGCGTCCAGCACGGCCCTCATGTCGGCTTCTGCATCAAGCGTCTGCGCTTTCAGTTGCGCTTCCAGTTGCGCAATGCGCTCCCGGGCCTGTTCAATTTCCGACTTCATGCTGCCCCCCGGCAACGAATCTGTGTTTCATCCGCCCCTGCGCCGCGTGATCAAATCTCCCGCCCTGAAAAGAGGATAACACAAACAGCCGTACACGCCATTATACACTCCGCATTTTTTCATAGAGCATTCTATACGGATGCTGCATTAAAAAAGGCGGCACAAGATTGTGCCGCCCCGTGTTGCCCAAGGTCGTTTCGTACCGCAGAAGCCGGAATTTCCGGGAGCAGGTTTTCGCTGGTTCCGCCGTCCTGAGCGGGCAGAGCCTTTTTCCGCCTGCGCCTGTCTCCGGCTTTGCTCCGGTAAGTTTGCGGTCGGTTATCGGGTTTTGAGCAGTTCCCAGTAGCGTTCGTACACAGCCTTGGCTTCGCCCACGGACGAGGTGAATTCCGATGCGCCAAGGTCTTCCTTGGTGGGAGACACCGCGGCGTTCTGCTTCAGGTCGTCAGAAAGCAGTTCCCACCCTGCCGTATTGGGGGTGGAATAGAGATACTCCTCCACGATGAGCTTGGCTATTTCCGGGCGCAGGGTAAAGTCTATGAATTTGTGGGCGTTGTTCTTGTGCGCGGCACCGGAGGGGATGCACAGCGAATCCAGCCACAGGGGCAGGCCTTCCTGCGGGTAGATGAAGGCAAGGTCCGGGTTTTCTTCCATGGCGATCACGGCATCGCCGTTCCAGCTCATGCCTATGGAAACTTCCTCGCCTATGAACGCCTGCTTGGTGGATTCCACATTGAAGACCAGCACGGAGGGCTTGAGGGCAACCAGAAACTCATAGGCGGCCTTGATCTCTTCTTCATTGGTGGTGTTCACGGAATAGCCCAGCGCCTTCAGGGCAATGCCCATGGTATCGCGCATGTCGCTGGAGAGCAGCACCTTGCCCTTGAATTCAGGCCGGGCAAGGTCCTTCCAGCTTTTCACGGTGGCGGGGTCAACATGCTTGGTGTTGACCATCATGCCGGTGGAACCCCACATGTAGGGTACGGAGTAGTCGTTTTCCGGGTCAAAGGGTCCGCCCAGTACTGTGGGGTCCAGATTGCGGAAGTTGGTCAGCTTGGTCTTGTCTATCTCGCTGAGCAGACCCTGCTCCCGCATAAGGGACACAAAGTAGGTGGAAGGCACCACAATGTCATAGCCCTTGCCCTGCAGCAGTTTGAGCTTGGCAAACATGGCCTCGTTGGATTCGTAGGTGGTGTAGACAACCTTTATGCCGGTTTCCGCCGTAAACTTGTCCAGCACCTCCTGCGGCATGTATTCGCTCCAGTTGTACACATAGAGCACCTTGTCCTCTTCGGGTTCCTGCGCGGCATCCGCCGTGGTGGCGAAGACAGAAAGCAGCAGCGCAAGGGCGAGAAGCAGTCTTTTCATCATTTTTTCCTCGCTTTGGTCAGGGCGTGGGCGGCAAGAACCAGCACCACGGTCAGGGTGAACATGACGGCACTCAGGGCGTTGATATCGGGTTTTACCCCCAGCCGGACCATGGAATAAATTTTGAGGGGCAGAATCTCAAAGGTCGGCCCCGTTACGAAAAAGCTGATGAGCACATCGTCCATGGAAAGGGTGAAGCTGAGCAGCCACCCCGCTGCCACGGCAGGCGTGAGCAGCGGCAGAATGACGTAGCGGAACGCTTTGGATTCTGTTGCGCCAAGGTCTTTTGCCGCCTCCACAATGTGCTCGTTGAATTCCGCAAGGCGCGCCAGAACGGTCACCGCCACAAAGGGCAGGCACAGCGTGACATGCGCGATGAGCAGCGTGGCAAAGCCCAGCTGTATGCGCAGTGCGATGAAGAAGATGAGCATGGAAATGCCCATCACAATATCCGGTGATACCGTGAGCACAAAGATGGAGCCGTGCAGCACCTTGCGCCCCCTGAAACGGTAGCGGTGCAGCACCAGTGCCGCAAGGGTGCCCAGTGCCGTGGCAAGGGTTGCCGCCAGCGTAGCCACCATAAGCGAGTTCACGGCAGCGTTCATAAGCTGCTGGTTGGCAAAGAGCTTGGCGTACCAGTCCCAGGTAAACCCGCGCCAGTCTGTGGCAAACCGGGCGCTGTTGAACGAATAGACCATAACCACCAGAATGGGCGCGTACAGGAAGAAGTACACTGCCCACATATAGGCTGCGGAAAGCCCCTTCACCGTCCGCCGCCAGCCTGCGCGGGCATGTTCCCTGCTGTGCTGATCGGACATTTAGGCGCCCTCCATTGCCAGCAGGTCGTCTTCGCCGCTGCTGTTTTTGCCGTTGCGGGACGATGCCCGCACACTGCGCAGATACAGCAGGATCATGACAATAAGGGTGAGCGTGAGCAGCGTGCTTGCCGCCGCGCCCAGAGGCCAGTCATGCGCCACGAGAAACTGGTTGGTGATGTAGTTGCCCAGCAGCATGAAGCGCGAACCGCCCAGAATTTCCGGCACATAGAACATGCCCAGCGCGGGCAGAAACACCAGCATGCAGCCCGCCACTATGCCCGGCATGGTCAGCGGCAGGGTAATGTGTCTGAAGGTTTGCATGCCGGAGG from Desulfovibrio psychrotolerans encodes:
- a CDS encoding response regulator; this encodes MKSEIEQARERIAQLEAQLKAQTLDAEADMRAVLDATGQSILLIRADGIVLHANKTAARNYDRSPSDLIGRNILEVLPAPVARHRRAILDRCITQKAPLAFTDTRNGRTFAHNVYPILDGDHVRRFAVYSEDITDILHKDREVAASRHQQSVLLEILSLSHTTESLDALLASIHGILRREVQAENLYVVLMNPHDGSPDYRYCVDSAWQGNAAARPPCGWKDNLLCLEPLRRNGAVQFSGTELCALNESGALSTPAPVPLAWLGIPLRVQGKAIGVLATQEYTESRVYTEDEVCLLTACSDQIAIAIERKRAEELMQESAEHYRAFFEDNHSVMLLLDSASGDILDLNKAAEAYYGYPRQRLAGKSIAFLNLFPEAKLREVLSKLSEQRITNIITRHRLANGEMRDVEVYSGPFTVNGRRRLISIVHDITRRLKDEAALSAAKEAAELASRVKGEFVANISHEVRTPLNGLMGMLQLLLETPLSEEQFSYIHTALQSSKNLLRVLNDVLDFTKMEAGKLSLLESTFRVSDILDHTASLFAQQARAKGLTLQVRSDGLPGDLYAGDDGRIRQVLFNLVGNAIKFTDSGQITVETWAMPDRQPECRRLFFSVADTGIGISPARIHHIFEPFTQVDGSLSRRYQGSGLGLTIVKRLVELMGGGLLVDSEPGQGTSITFHVLVREPAKSICLLTATEDSASGLLQPLRILLVEDEQVNMIMAQRILEKMGHMVTCARNGKAGLEKLHEQRFDVVLMDIQMPVMDGLEATRRIRNAASPMNPQDIPVIAVTAHATSRDRDDALEAGMDGYVIKPFERDILASAIHSALLKRACIPGGESGGYC
- a CDS encoding polyamine ABC transporter substrate-binding protein is translated as MKRLLLALALLLSVFATTADAAQEPEEDKVLYVYNWSEYMPQEVLDKFTAETGIKVVYTTYESNEAMFAKLKLLQGKGYDIVVPSTYFVSLMREQGLLSEIDKTKLTNFRNLDPTVLGGPFDPENDYSVPYMWGSTGMMVNTKHVDPATVKSWKDLARPEFKGKVLLSSDMRDTMGIALKALGYSVNTTNEEEIKAAYEFLVALKPSVLVFNVESTKQAFIGEEVSIGMSWNGDAVIAMEENPDLAFIYPQEGLPLWLDSLCIPSGAAHKNNAHKFIDFTLRPEIAKLIVEEYLYSTPNTAGWELLSDDLKQNAAVSPTKEDLGASEFTSSVGEAKAVYERYWELLKTR
- the potC gene encoding spermidine/putrescine ABC transporter permease PotC yields the protein MWAVYFFLYAPILVVMVYSFNSARFATDWRGFTWDWYAKLFANQQLMNAAVNSLMVATLAATLATALGTLAALVLHRYRFRGRKVLHGSIFVLTVSPDIVMGISMLIFFIALRIQLGFATLLIAHVTLCLPFVAVTVLARLAEFNEHIVEAAKDLGATESKAFRYVILPLLTPAVAAGWLLSFTLSMDDVLISFFVTGPTFEILPLKIYSMVRLGVKPDINALSAVMFTLTVVLVLAAHALTKARKK